One window of Catonella massiliensis genomic DNA carries:
- a CDS encoding ABC transporter permease, translating into MVKPKKTAKKGFKKLNLTLYLMILPAVIYYLIFAYLPMGGTVLAFKQFNYADGILASPWSGFKNFEFLFSGGKIFKVAFNTIAYNAVFIVVNLILQVGVAILLTEIKSKFFKKASQSIIFLPYFISWVIVGGFLYNLFNYEYGSLNTMLKAVGATPVDMYNNVGVWKYVLVVANAWKWVGYGSVIYLAAITGLDSEMYEAAAIDGAGRVRKIFSITLPLITPQIIIMTLLNVGRIFRGDFDMFYQVTANNPLLYDSTDVIDTYVVRSLLQIQDVGMTSAAGLIQSLISLVILLGVNSLVKRYQKDYALF; encoded by the coding sequence ATGGTTAAACCTAAAAAAACTGCCAAAAAGGGTTTTAAGAAGTTAAACCTCACGTTATATCTTATGATACTTCCGGCAGTGATTTATTATCTGATTTTTGCTTATCTTCCTATGGGTGGAACGGTACTTGCATTCAAGCAGTTTAACTATGCAGATGGAATACTTGCTTCACCATGGTCGGGCTTCAAAAATTTTGAATTTCTTTTCAGTGGTGGCAAGATTTTCAAGGTTGCCTTTAATACAATAGCTTATAACGCAGTATTCATTGTGGTAAACCTCATTCTACAGGTAGGAGTAGCTATTTTACTTACTGAGATAAAATCAAAGTTTTTTAAAAAAGCCTCACAGTCCATAATATTTTTACCATATTTTATTTCGTGGGTAATTGTGGGTGGCTTCCTCTACAATTTGTTTAACTACGAATACGGCTCATTAAATACTATGCTTAAGGCTGTAGGTGCTACACCTGTTGATATGTATAATAATGTTGGTGTATGGAAGTATGTACTTGTAGTGGCTAACGCGTGGAAATGGGTCGGCTATGGCTCGGTTATATATCTGGCAGCCATTACCGGGCTAGATAGTGAGATGTATGAAGCAGCAGCAATAGACGGTGCAGGAAGAGTACGTAAGATATTTTCTATTACACTACCGCTTATTACACCTCAGATTATAATTATGACCCTGCTTAATGTAGGTAGGATATTTAGGGGTGACTTTGATATGTTTTATCAGGTTACAGCAAATAATCCTCTTTTATACGATAGTACAGACGTAATTGATACTTATGTAGTAAGATCTCTCTTACAGATACAGGATGTGGGAATGACATCTGCAGCAGGTCTTATTCAGTCATTAATCAGTCTGGTTATCCTTCTCGGGGTAAACAGCCTGGTGAAGAGATACCAGAAAGATTACGCATTATTCTGA